In Bacillus sp. SM2101, a single genomic region encodes these proteins:
- a CDS encoding penicillin acylase family protein → MEAPSEKSKRLLFNTKRRRLVFYSIFTIVIVCALLLTAGYIYVLQSKPKTKGEIIISGLQQEVSVYRDEMGIPHIEANNLKDLFFAQGYVTAQERLFQMDLIRRQASGQLSEVIGESAVDTDKFFRTIGLHRVANETWDILSEETQQILTAYTNGVNAFIDTVNEEGGLAVEFRLMGYKPDKWTVYDSILVGKYMAYDLGGHWEGQAFRYYLAQNFSDEQTLDLFPTYPEDGATILQALRENPLDVKQSLAAAHMPNELNGSNNWVVAGEKTESGYPYIANDPHLGLATPSIWFETHLKTSNFEISGVIVPGAPGIILGRNEHIAWGITNVGPDVQDLYIEKRNPENDLEFEYMGEWEKATVIQEPIAVKDGEDLDYQVLETRHGPIISEFAHDEKLETALALKWTALEPSPELEVVLKFARAENWDDFKDALTYFYAPASNFVFASTDGTIAYRANGLIPIRKNGTSLVPVPGWTGEYEWEGFVPWEELPTIVNPDEGFISTANNQVVDDSYPYHLSNIWAQPYRQQRIRDVLLSKDTFSMEDMKNLQLDNKNLYAEEFVPMFLSLLNNVQLRSIDEEVLSKMRQWDFIDDKDLAQPLVFHFWMEEISNVLFDDKIDEDMLGFFRGKSQVVDELIRRAISGNPGPWIEDAGGLDKVVLNSLQRAIDKAAELQGNKVDKWKWGNFHEIIFSHPLAVIKPLNLLFNSSPIPVSGSNITVKAASWNRETGEVNHGASWRVIQDLADMATSYSVVGPGQSGHVLSKNYHDQMKSWAEGEYHVTSTDSDNYQKNAHLLLLKPK, encoded by the coding sequence TTGGAGGCACCATCAGAAAAAAGTAAGCGACTTCTTTTTAATACGAAACGTCGTCGGTTAGTATTCTATAGTATATTTACGATTGTTATTGTTTGCGCTCTGTTGCTTACAGCTGGATATATTTACGTTCTACAAAGTAAACCAAAAACAAAAGGTGAAATCATAATTAGTGGATTACAACAAGAAGTTTCAGTATACCGTGATGAAATGGGTATTCCTCATATTGAAGCAAATAATTTAAAAGATTTGTTTTTTGCTCAAGGGTACGTGACCGCGCAAGAGCGTTTGTTTCAAATGGATTTAATTCGGCGTCAAGCATCAGGTCAACTAAGTGAAGTCATTGGTGAAAGCGCAGTGGATACGGACAAATTTTTCCGCACAATAGGCTTACATCGTGTTGCAAATGAGACATGGGATATTTTATCAGAAGAGACACAGCAAATATTAACAGCTTATACCAATGGGGTAAATGCATTCATCGATACAGTTAATGAAGAGGGGGGGCTTGCTGTTGAATTTCGGTTAATGGGTTATAAACCGGACAAGTGGACAGTTTATGATTCAATTCTTGTAGGTAAGTATATGGCGTATGACTTAGGAGGTCATTGGGAGGGGCAAGCTTTCCGCTATTACTTAGCTCAAAATTTTTCTGACGAACAAACATTAGATCTGTTTCCGACATACCCTGAAGACGGGGCAACTATTTTGCAAGCATTACGTGAAAATCCACTTGATGTGAAACAAAGCTTGGCAGCTGCTCATATGCCAAATGAGTTAAATGGAAGTAATAATTGGGTTGTAGCAGGGGAAAAAACCGAATCGGGCTATCCATATATTGCGAATGATCCTCATCTCGGGCTTGCAACTCCTTCTATATGGTTTGAAACACATCTAAAAACATCAAATTTTGAAATAAGCGGTGTGATTGTACCGGGAGCACCTGGAATCATCCTTGGAAGAAATGAGCATATAGCGTGGGGAATTACGAATGTTGGTCCTGATGTACAAGATTTATATATTGAAAAAAGGAATCCAGAAAATGACTTAGAATTTGAATACATGGGTGAATGGGAAAAAGCAACAGTCATACAAGAGCCAATTGCTGTTAAAGATGGGGAAGACTTAGATTATCAAGTTCTAGAAACCCGACATGGGCCTATTATTTCAGAATTTGCGCATGATGAGAAGTTAGAAACAGCACTTGCGCTGAAATGGACGGCACTCGAACCTTCACCAGAGCTTGAAGTAGTATTGAAATTTGCGAGGGCTGAGAACTGGGATGACTTTAAAGACGCACTCACATATTTTTATGCCCCAGCTTCTAATTTTGTTTTTGCATCAACAGATGGAACAATTGCTTATCGTGCAAATGGGTTAATTCCAATTCGAAAGAATGGGACCAGTCTTGTACCTGTACCTGGTTGGACAGGTGAATATGAATGGGAAGGATTTGTTCCTTGGGAGGAGCTCCCAACAATCGTAAATCCAGATGAAGGGTTTATTTCTACTGCAAATAATCAAGTTGTTGATGATAGTTATCCTTATCATCTGTCAAATATATGGGCGCAGCCATATCGACAACAACGGATTCGCGATGTGTTATTAAGTAAAGATACATTTTCAATGGAGGACATGAAGAACCTCCAACTTGATAACAAGAACTTATATGCAGAAGAGTTTGTACCAATGTTCTTATCACTATTAAATAATGTTCAACTAAGATCCATTGACGAAGAAGTGTTAAGTAAAATGCGTCAATGGGATTTTATAGATGATAAAGACTTAGCCCAACCGCTCGTCTTTCATTTTTGGATGGAAGAAATATCAAATGTGTTGTTTGATGATAAGATTGACGAGGATATGTTAGGTTTCTTTAGAGGGAAATCACAAGTTGTTGACGAACTAATTCGAAGGGCAATTAGTGGAAATCCAGGGCCGTGGATTGAAGATGCAGGGGGATTAGACAAAGTTGTTTTGAATTCATTACAGCGAGCTATTGACAAAGCGGCTGAGCTACAAGGGAATAAAGTAGATAAGTGGAAATGGGGCAATTTTCACGAAATTATTTTTAGTCACCCTCTTGCAGTAATTAAACCATTAAATTTATTATTTAACTCTTCACCGATCCCGGTGAGCGGTAGTAATATTACTGTCAAAGCAGCTAGTTGGAATAGAGAAACAGGAGAAGTTAATCACGGTGCATCATGGCGAGTAATACAAGATTTAGCTGATATGGCAACAAGCTATAGTGTTGTCGGCCCCGGTCAAAGCGGGCACGTTTTAAGTAAAAACTACCACGATCAAATGAAGAGCTGGGCTGAGGGAGAGTATCATGTGACAAGCACTGATTCTGATAACTACCAAAAAAATGCGCATTTATTGTTATTGAAACCAAAATAA